From Pseudomonadota bacterium, one genomic window encodes:
- the rplI gene encoding 50S ribosomal protein L9: MPSHMRIILTARVEHLGAAGDLVRVRPGYARNYLLPRSLAVPATRGQVERVEHERRAALAHASKLKQQADRLADSLREVIIEVLKPAGEAERMYGSVTAREIAQELKNRGIDIDRRKLVLPGAIKQLGEYEVGVKLAPDVASSFKLVVSRQTTRA; the protein is encoded by the coding sequence ATGCCTTCGCACATGCGGATCATCTTGACCGCGAGGGTGGAGCATCTTGGGGCCGCCGGCGATCTGGTCCGAGTCAGACCGGGCTACGCCCGGAATTACCTTCTGCCACGTTCGCTAGCCGTACCGGCGACCCGAGGCCAGGTCGAGCGCGTGGAACACGAGCGTAGGGCCGCTCTGGCCCACGCGTCCAAGTTAAAACAGCAGGCGGACCGCCTGGCCGACAGCCTCAGGGAAGTCATTATCGAGGTGCTGAAACCCGCGGGCGAGGCAGAGCGCATGTACGGATCGGTCACCGCGAGGGAGATCGCCCAGGAGCTCAAGAACAGAGGGATTGACATCGATCGTCGCAAGCTCGTGTTGCCGGGAGCAATCAAGCAGCTCGGCGAGTACGAGGTGGGCGTCAAGCTCGCCCCAGACGTCGCCAGTAGCTTCAAGCTGGTAGTGTCCAGGCAGACCACGAGGGCGTAG
- the rpsR gene encoding 30S ribosomal protein S18 — MAREHYDNDDDSAYGRSRADTDPITLRRKGGKRKVCRYCAETDLEIDYKDPQQLRLFISERGKIVPRRISGNCARHQRRLTLAIKRARSIALMPYTVRS, encoded by the coding sequence ATGGCGAGAGAACACTACGATAACGACGACGACAGCGCCTACGGTCGATCCCGCGCTGACACCGATCCCATTACCCTCCGACGCAAAGGAGGAAAGCGCAAGGTGTGCAGGTATTGTGCGGAAACGGATCTCGAGATCGATTACAAGGATCCTCAACAGCTGAGGCTCTTCATCTCCGAGCGTGGCAAGATTGTCCCGAGGAGAATCAGCGGCAACTGCGCGCGCCATCAGCGGCGGCTGACGCTTGCGATCAAGCGTGCCCGCTCCATTGCCCTCATGCCTTATACGGTGCGGAGTTAG
- the rpsF gene encoding 30S ribosomal protein S6 — MIANERRTRAREYETILILRSDIEPSSAEEVVSRTTEVIKRMGGTLVKIDNWGRRRLAYPIRGSSRGVFVYLKYVGFEGLVAEMERNLGLLDSVVRYQTAQLRARVDLDELEVDPEDTTFAGLEPADGSDEEPGLAQRLGLEQPPRRRDEGRSPPSEDTDVVQGPSEAAPAEEELTASPQTVAAGVEASDRANSSSGPTPGEVTG; from the coding sequence ATGATAGCCAATGAAAGACGCACCAGAGCGCGTGAATACGAGACCATACTCATCCTGCGTTCGGACATCGAGCCCTCAAGCGCAGAAGAGGTCGTCTCCCGGACGACCGAAGTCATCAAGAGAATGGGCGGCACGCTGGTCAAGATCGACAACTGGGGAAGGCGGCGGCTCGCCTATCCCATCCGTGGCTCCAGCCGCGGTGTCTTCGTCTACTTGAAGTACGTCGGCTTCGAGGGCCTTGTCGCGGAGATGGAGCGCAACCTGGGACTGCTGGACTCCGTCGTCCGCTACCAAACGGCCCAGCTGCGCGCTCGGGTGGACTTGGACGAGCTGGAGGTGGATCCGGAGGACACCACGTTCGCAGGACTGGAACCGGCGGATGGCAGCGACGAGGAACCGGGTCTGGCTCAGCGACTCGGTCTGGAACAGCCGCCTCGACGCCGGGACGAGGGGCGTTCACCGCCCTCGGAGGACACGGACGTCGTGCAGGGGCCAAGTGAGGCAGCCCCGGCCGAGGAGGAGCTAACGGCTAGCCCCCAGACGGTGGCAGCCGGCGTGGAGGCGAGCGACCGTGCGAATAGCAGCTCGGGACCGACCCCCGGAGAGGTTACGGGCTAG
- the pth gene encoding aminoacyl-tRNA hydrolase, which produces MHLVAGLGNPGPRYRKNRHNVGFMAVDVLARRFSTGSFKAKWNAEFSRQRMRDQDVVLLKPMTYMNLSGEAIQRALHFFRVRLDRLIVVHDELDLEFATLRFKIGGGSAGHKGIDSVVLHAGSRDFPRLRIGIGRPRAGSAEQHVLTDFNSEEHAALPSVLAQAADALECVVCEGPQAAMNRYNTRARFAES; this is translated from the coding sequence GTGCACTTGGTCGCGGGGTTAGGAAACCCGGGCCCTCGCTACCGCAAAAACCGGCATAACGTCGGCTTCATGGCGGTTGACGTTCTGGCCCGACGATTCTCCACAGGGAGCTTCAAGGCCAAGTGGAATGCGGAGTTCAGCCGCCAGCGCATGAGAGACCAGGATGTCGTGTTGCTCAAACCCATGACTTACATGAACCTGAGCGGAGAAGCGATTCAGCGCGCCCTGCATTTTTTTCGGGTACGTCTGGACCGCCTGATCGTCGTGCATGACGAGCTCGATCTCGAATTTGCAACGTTGCGCTTCAAGATCGGCGGTGGAAGCGCCGGCCACAAGGGGATCGACTCAGTCGTGCTGCATGCCGGAAGCCGTGACTTCCCGAGGCTGCGAATCGGCATCGGACGCCCGCGGGCAGGCTCGGCCGAGCAGCATGTTCTGACGGATTTCAACAGCGAAGAGCACGCGGCCCTGCCGAGCGTGCTCGCACAAGCCGCGGATGCCCTCGAGTGCGTTGTCTGCGAGGGCCCGCAAGCTGCAATGAATCGCTACAACACTCGTGCTAGGTTTGCTGAAAGCTGA